One Brevibacterium spongiae DNA segment encodes these proteins:
- a CDS encoding CaiB/BaiF CoA transferase family protein, which yields MSTRRLPLTGVRVLELGNYIAAPTAGRMLADFGAEVIKVERPGTGDELRNWRLKAGTTSMLYRTINRNKKSVVLDLRSDEGREAVLELVRRSDIVLENFRPGTLEKWGLGPDVLEEANPELVFVRISAFGQTGPMSARPGFAAVAEGYSGFRELVGDPDRPPVRVGISIGDSIAGMQAAFGAVMMLFDRQRQKIAGAAETVVGSAHSFEGEGSLSERTVDVALNEAMFSMMESLVPDYSAFGEVRTRTGGRMEGIAPSNGYLCAGGKSVVIAGNGDGIFPRLMTAIDRPDLAEDAELQTNAGRWERHEELDEAIGAWCAERSVEDVVAVLDEAEVPAGPIYTAEDLVADEQLAARGMIQNLDVSTGEETLNDVAFPGITPVIGGESIAIDHLGPDLGEHTAEVLSWLGLASDLGSGSGADRDSRYDGQED from the coding sequence ATGAGCACGCGCCGACTTCCCCTCACCGGTGTGCGAGTCCTCGAACTCGGCAACTACATCGCCGCACCCACCGCCGGGCGGATGCTCGCCGACTTTGGCGCCGAGGTGATCAAGGTCGAACGCCCCGGAACCGGCGACGAGCTGCGCAATTGGCGACTCAAAGCCGGCACCACCTCGATGCTCTACCGCACGATCAACCGCAACAAGAAGTCCGTCGTGCTCGACCTGCGCAGCGACGAAGGACGCGAAGCCGTGCTCGAGCTCGTCCGCCGGTCCGACATCGTGCTCGAGAACTTCCGCCCCGGCACACTCGAGAAGTGGGGGCTGGGCCCCGACGTCCTCGAAGAGGCCAACCCGGAGCTCGTCTTCGTCCGGATCTCCGCGTTCGGCCAGACCGGACCGATGTCCGCCCGGCCTGGCTTCGCGGCAGTGGCCGAAGGCTATTCGGGCTTCCGCGAACTCGTCGGCGACCCCGACCGTCCACCCGTCCGCGTGGGCATCTCCATCGGCGATTCGATCGCCGGAATGCAGGCCGCATTCGGTGCCGTGATGATGCTCTTCGACCGGCAGCGACAGAAGATCGCTGGAGCCGCCGAGACCGTCGTCGGATCCGCGCACAGCTTCGAAGGGGAGGGGTCGCTGTCCGAGCGGACCGTCGACGTCGCACTCAACGAGGCGATGTTCTCCATGATGGAATCCCTCGTCCCCGACTACTCCGCCTTCGGGGAGGTCCGCACCCGAACCGGCGGCCGGATGGAGGGCATCGCGCCGTCGAACGGCTACCTGTGCGCCGGCGGGAAATCCGTCGTCATCGCCGGCAACGGGGACGGAATCTTCCCACGGCTGATGACCGCGATTGACCGGCCTGACCTCGCCGAGGATGCCGAACTGCAGACGAATGCCGGACGATGGGAACGGCACGAGGAACTCGACGAGGCGATCGGAGCCTGGTGCGCCGAACGTTCTGTTGAGGATGTGGTTGCGGTGTTGGACGAGGCCGAAGTTCCGGCAGGTCCCATCTACACTGCTGAAGATCTCGTCGCCGACGAGCAGCTGGCCGCGCGTGGAATGATCCAGAACCTCGACGTCTCCACCGGCGAAGAGACGTTGAACGACGTCGCCTTCCCCGGCATCACTCCGGTCATCGGCGGCGAATCCATTGCCATCGACCACCTCGGACCGGACCTGGGTGAGCACACAGCCGAAGTGCTGTCATGGTTGGGCCTCGCCTCGGACTTGGGCTCGGGCTCGGGAGCGGACCGGGACAGCCGGTACGACGGCCAGGAGGACTGA
- a CDS encoding dihydrofolate reductase family protein, with amino-acid sequence MGELRYSINVTVDGCCDHRVGVISEEFHRHHAENLKRADGLVFGRVTYQMMEDAWRRSPGDTTPEADLDPFVAAIDPARKYVVSSTLDSVDWNSELIRGDLDTAIRGLKEQSVTGLAVGGVTLPLALAELGLIDEFEFVVHPCIAGHGPYLFAGLSRAVDLELVGRDELESGHAILTYRPKQSQSR; translated from the coding sequence ATGGGCGAGCTGAGATACTCGATCAACGTCACCGTCGACGGCTGCTGCGATCACCGCGTGGGCGTCATCAGCGAAGAGTTCCACCGGCATCACGCCGAGAATCTCAAGCGCGCCGACGGTCTGGTGTTCGGGCGCGTGACGTACCAGATGATGGAGGACGCCTGGCGCAGATCGCCCGGTGACACGACTCCTGAAGCCGATCTCGATCCGTTCGTCGCGGCCATCGACCCGGCCCGCAAGTACGTCGTGTCGAGCACATTGGACAGCGTCGACTGGAACTCCGAACTCATCCGCGGCGACCTCGACACCGCCATCCGCGGTCTCAAAGAACAATCGGTGACGGGACTCGCGGTCGGGGGAGTGACGCTGCCGCTCGCCCTGGCCGAACTCGGTCTCATCGACGAATTCGAGTTCGTCGTCCACCCGTGCATCGCCGGCCACGGCCCCTACCTCTTCGCGGGACTGAGCAGAGCGGTCGATCTCGAACTGGTCGGACGCGACGAACTCGAATCCGGCCACGCCATCCTCACATATCGCCCGAAACAATCTCAGTCCCGATAA
- a CDS encoding hydroxymethylglutaryl-CoA lyase translates to MARPSTVEILDTTLRDGLQIEKAIVPTDIKVALAEKLINAGLNQIEVGSFVNPKKVPQMADTDELLRRLAPHEADGVEFYTLVFNLKGAQRAVDAGAKNIKLVLSASEGHSQANSDASIAEASDRLMAAAVFARDHGLRFDITTAVSFICPFDGITEADHLVEVLRPFVDAGAHGIGVADTIGNASPSLVRRNTSAVIDAFPDKPVNLHLHDTYNFGMANVIAALELGIANFDAALGGLGGCPFAPGAAGNIGTDDLVHLLHREGVATGVDVGALIEIREPLIAAVGHGLTSSLSDIPATPAAFDDRFAPTSARD, encoded by the coding sequence ATGGCCCGGCCGAGCACCGTCGAGATCCTCGACACCACCCTGCGTGACGGACTGCAGATCGAGAAGGCGATCGTGCCCACCGATATCAAGGTCGCGCTCGCCGAGAAGCTCATCAATGCAGGATTGAACCAGATCGAAGTCGGATCCTTCGTCAATCCGAAGAAGGTCCCGCAGATGGCCGACACCGACGAACTGCTGCGCCGCCTCGCCCCGCATGAGGCCGACGGCGTCGAGTTCTATACCCTCGTATTCAACCTCAAGGGCGCCCAGCGGGCCGTCGACGCCGGGGCGAAGAACATCAAACTCGTCCTCTCCGCCTCCGAAGGACATTCGCAGGCGAACTCCGATGCCTCAATCGCCGAGGCGAGCGACCGTCTCATGGCCGCCGCCGTCTTCGCCCGCGACCACGGCTTGCGCTTCGACATCACGACCGCTGTGAGCTTCATCTGCCCGTTCGACGGAATCACCGAGGCGGACCACCTCGTCGAGGTCCTCCGCCCCTTCGTCGACGCCGGAGCCCACGGAATCGGCGTCGCCGACACCATCGGCAATGCAAGCCCCTCCCTCGTGCGCCGGAACACCTCAGCGGTGATCGACGCCTTCCCGGACAAACCGGTCAACCTCCACCTCCACGACACGTACAACTTCGGCATGGCCAACGTCATCGCCGCACTGGAGTTGGGAATCGCGAATTTCGACGCGGCCCTGGGCGGACTCGGCGGCTGCCCCTTCGCCCCGGGTGCTGCCGGCAACATCGGCACCGACGACCTCGTCCACCTCCTCCACCGCGAAGGTGTGGCCACCGGCGTCGACGTCGGCGCCCTCATCGAGATTCGCGAGCCCCTCATCGCCGCCGTCGGACACGGACTGACCTCGAGCCTGTCGGACATCCCCGCCACCCCCGCCGCCTTCGACGACCGCTTCGCCCCCACCTCGGCGAGGGACTGA
- a CDS encoding CaiB/BaiF CoA transferase family protein: MSTEAARTANPNTDTDQAPPPEPLPLEGIRVIEFSHMVMGPSCGMILADLGAEVIKVEPRGAGDKTRYLPGSGSGLFPAFNRNKHSVQLDIAEAADRDRVLELIDSADVLLENFRVGKMESMGFGYADLSARNPGLIYCSLKGFLSGPYGGRAALDEVVQMLGGLAYMTGPPGQPLRAGASVNDIMGGMFGVIGIQSALRVRETTGRGKLINSALFENNAFLVGNHMAQAQISGEPPRPMPTREATWAVYDIFRDAANNQVFVAAVSDGQWRDLCDEFGLTGLAADPDMLTNQGRVDQRDRIHRELQTALSQLSLKEIEEKCTRRGLPVAPVNTPADLNSDPHLVASGALAHTGLPTGSYVDVPLLPLTFDGARLGLRSDVPEPGRHNAHYRDGTAVPNGPPTDGPQHHGST; the protein is encoded by the coding sequence ATGAGCACCGAGGCGGCCCGCACCGCGAACCCGAATACGGACACGGACCAAGCGCCGCCGCCCGAACCGCTGCCGCTCGAGGGCATCCGCGTCATCGAGTTCTCGCACATGGTCATGGGGCCCAGCTGCGGGATGATCCTCGCCGACCTCGGAGCCGAGGTCATCAAGGTCGAACCGCGCGGAGCCGGCGACAAGACCCGGTACCTGCCGGGGTCCGGATCCGGGCTGTTCCCCGCGTTCAACCGCAATAAGCACAGCGTCCAGCTCGATATCGCCGAGGCGGCCGACCGTGACCGCGTCCTCGAACTCATCGATTCCGCCGATGTCCTCCTCGAGAACTTCCGCGTCGGGAAGATGGAATCGATGGGCTTTGGATATGCGGACCTCTCGGCCCGCAACCCCGGCCTCATCTACTGCTCCCTCAAGGGATTCCTGTCCGGCCCGTACGGCGGACGTGCCGCCCTCGACGAGGTCGTCCAGATGCTCGGAGGACTCGCCTATATGACCGGTCCGCCCGGTCAGCCGCTGCGCGCCGGAGCCAGCGTCAACGACATCATGGGCGGAATGTTCGGCGTCATCGGCATCCAATCGGCGCTGCGGGTCCGCGAGACCACCGGACGCGGAAAGCTCATCAACTCCGCTCTGTTCGAGAACAACGCCTTCCTCGTCGGCAACCACATGGCACAAGCCCAGATCAGCGGCGAACCGCCGCGTCCGATGCCGACCAGGGAAGCGACCTGGGCTGTCTACGACATCTTCCGCGACGCCGCGAACAACCAGGTCTTCGTCGCCGCAGTCTCCGACGGACAGTGGCGCGACCTCTGCGACGAGTTCGGACTGACGGGACTCGCCGCCGACCCGGACATGCTGACCAACCAGGGACGAGTCGACCAGCGTGATCGCATCCACCGCGAACTCCAGACGGCGCTGTCGCAGCTGAGCCTGAAAGAGATCGAAGAGAAGTGCACCCGCCGCGGACTGCCCGTCGCCCCGGTCAACACCCCCGCAGATCTCAACTCCGACCCACACCTCGTCGCCTCCGGGGCGCTGGCGCACACAGGGCTGCCGACCGGCTCATACGTCGATGTGCCGCTGCTGCCGCTGACCTTCGACGGTGCCAGACTCGGCCTGCGCAGCGATGTGCCCGAACCGGGTCGGCACAACGCGCACTATCGGGACGGCACCGCAGTGCCGAACGGACCGCCGACGGACGGGCCACAGCACCACGGCAGCACCTGA
- a CDS encoding tripartite tricarboxylate transporter substrate binding protein — protein MRSTTITRTRRTASARGGETASASGRSLTRRRRAAGIGAVLAAVALVATACGNKAQPPGEGGDYPKGPVTVTAPAEPGSGWDTTARAMTEALQKDDIVTSPLPVQNKPGGTGCSWITSMMQQEKGKDDQIAITSLASQTMKARGLCEYGPQDTTLIATLYVEDFMVVTPKDGDFKDLDALVKALKDDPQKVTVAAAGDDTLPFALFAKEAGIDPADINFVNYDGGGEQTTAMLNGDAKVAIAGMSEFRSVLESGDIEPLVTFAEKPLAAPFDTVPTAKDSGYDVTLGNWRGVFGPAEMPAEAVDYWAKALEDMSKSDTWQETLKNNQWAAEFRTGDDAQTYVDEAAKTVEEGVKETDLGNGK, from the coding sequence ATGCGATCAACGACGATCACACGCACACGCAGGACCGCCTCGGCGAGGGGCGGTGAGACCGCCTCGGCGAGCGGGAGGTCACTGACCCGCCGCAGACGTGCGGCCGGAATCGGGGCCGTGCTCGCCGCCGTCGCCCTCGTCGCCACCGCGTGCGGCAACAAAGCGCAGCCCCCGGGCGAAGGCGGGGACTACCCGAAGGGACCGGTCACGGTCACGGCCCCGGCCGAACCCGGCTCCGGCTGGGACACCACCGCCCGCGCCATGACCGAGGCGCTGCAGAAGGACGACATCGTCACCAGCCCGCTGCCCGTGCAGAACAAGCCCGGCGGCACAGGCTGCTCGTGGATCACCTCGATGATGCAGCAGGAGAAGGGCAAGGATGACCAGATCGCGATCACCTCGCTGGCCAGCCAGACGATGAAGGCGCGCGGACTGTGCGAATACGGTCCGCAGGACACGACCCTCATCGCCACCCTCTACGTCGAGGACTTCATGGTCGTGACCCCGAAGGACGGAGACTTCAAGGACCTCGACGCCCTGGTCAAGGCGCTCAAGGACGATCCGCAGAAGGTCACGGTCGCGGCCGCAGGCGATGACACACTGCCCTTCGCCCTGTTCGCGAAGGAGGCCGGCATCGACCCGGCCGACATCAACTTCGTCAACTACGACGGCGGCGGCGAGCAGACCACCGCCATGCTCAACGGAGACGCGAAGGTCGCGATCGCCGGGATGAGCGAGTTCCGTTCCGTCCTCGAATCCGGTGACATCGAACCGCTGGTGACCTTCGCCGAGAAGCCGCTGGCGGCCCCGTTCGATACGGTGCCCACCGCGAAGGACTCCGGCTACGACGTGACCCTGGGCAACTGGCGCGGAGTCTTCGGCCCCGCCGAGATGCCCGCAGAAGCCGTGGACTACTGGGCCAAGGCGCTCGAGGACATGAGCAAGTCCGACACCTGGCAGGAGACGCTGAAGAACAACCAGTGGGCCGCAGAGTTCCGCACCGGCGATGACGCCCAGACCTACGTCGACGAGGCCGCGAAGACCGTTGAGGAAGGCGTCAAGGAGACCGACCTGGGCAACGGCAAATGA
- a CDS encoding tripartite tricarboxylate transporter TctB family protein codes for MTAHRTDLITGGAIAVIGAVYYIATFSIQETANIVTPRTFPAIVGIALIVLGLFLAGQAIYKHRKSHLAEAGPGSPVSTEVGAGNGTTRSTEVGAGNGGTASVGETAPESTGTGESAGGVVLEAPPEPAARKVVFQFALFFVYLAILIPVGFLLSTAVFLMGLTSIYAPEKWIRNLIFSIVFAGVIYFAFVYGLAVYLPVGILG; via the coding sequence ATGACCGCGCACCGCACCGACCTCATCACCGGCGGCGCCATCGCCGTCATCGGCGCGGTCTACTACATCGCGACGTTCTCCATCCAGGAGACCGCGAACATCGTCACCCCGCGCACCTTCCCTGCGATCGTCGGCATCGCCCTCATCGTGCTCGGCCTCTTCCTAGCCGGTCAGGCCATATACAAACACCGGAAGTCCCATCTCGCCGAGGCGGGGCCCGGGTCCCCGGTGTCCACCGAGGTGGGCGCGGGGAACGGGACCACACGGTCCACCGAGGTGGGCGCGGGGAACGGTGGGACCGCCTCGGTGGGGGAGACCGCACCGGAATCGACCGGCACGGGCGAATCGGCCGGCGGGGTCGTCCTCGAGGCGCCTCCCGAGCCGGCCGCGCGGAAGGTCGTGTTCCAGTTCGCGCTCTTCTTCGTCTACTTGGCGATCCTCATCCCGGTCGGCTTCCTGCTCTCCACAGCGGTCTTCCTCATGGGCCTGACGAGCATCTACGCGCCGGAGAAGTGGATCCGCAATCTCATCTTCTCCATCGTCTTCGCCGGCGTCATCTACTTCGCCTTCGTCTACGGCCTCGCGGTGTACCTGCCGGTCGGAATCCTGGGCTGA
- a CDS encoding tripartite tricarboxylate transporter permease, whose translation MDTLIDLGGGFASALEPASLAFALLGVLLGTVVGVLPGIGPISAIAILIPVSFGMEPVHGLILLCGIYYGSMYGGSITATLIKTPGEVASAVTAIEGYAMARKGRGKAALATAAIGSFLAGTLAIIGLTFLSPVLVKLANVFGATEYFLLMATALLLASTMSAGSRTKALISIFIGLAVGLIGLDFQTGLPRQTFGIDLLSDGVDFTIFAMALFAIPEAIRNLALGRGAKDEIQSFGEDKWMTKEDWQRSAMPWARGSVLGFIIGILPGVGPSLASFMSYIMEKRISKRKDEFGHGAIEGVAGPEAANNAGVGGAMIPLFSLGIPGSATTALLLFVFTMYGLQPGPLIFRDETGLIWTIIASMYIGNIALIILNLPLVGVFVKLLKMPKEILFSAILVLVVIGAYAIEFSLFGLMMLGIFGIIGYLMEKGGIPLAPAILALVLVPLLEDNFRRMLQISGGSFAPLVTRPVSLSIIILMVLGIVGPIIFRWWVSRRRLLADVTVA comes from the coding sequence ATGGATACTCTCATCGATCTGGGAGGCGGCTTCGCCTCGGCGCTGGAACCGGCCAGCCTCGCCTTCGCCCTCCTCGGCGTGCTCTTGGGCACCGTGGTCGGGGTGCTGCCGGGCATCGGCCCGATCTCTGCGATCGCGATCCTCATCCCGGTGTCCTTCGGCATGGAGCCCGTGCATGGGCTGATCCTGCTCTGCGGCATCTACTACGGGTCCATGTACGGCGGTTCGATCACCGCCACACTCATCAAAACCCCAGGTGAGGTGGCCAGCGCGGTGACGGCCATCGAAGGCTATGCGATGGCTCGCAAAGGCCGCGGCAAGGCGGCCCTGGCGACCGCGGCGATCGGCTCGTTCCTCGCCGGAACCCTCGCGATCATCGGTCTGACGTTCCTGTCGCCGGTGCTCGTGAAGTTGGCGAACGTCTTCGGCGCCACCGAGTACTTCCTGCTCATGGCTACGGCTCTGCTGCTGGCCTCGACGATGTCGGCGGGATCGCGGACCAAGGCGCTCATCTCGATCTTCATCGGTCTCGCGGTCGGTCTCATCGGTCTGGACTTCCAAACCGGTCTGCCGCGGCAGACCTTCGGCATCGACCTGCTCTCCGACGGGGTGGACTTCACGATCTTCGCGATGGCGCTCTTCGCCATCCCCGAGGCGATCCGCAACCTCGCGCTCGGGCGCGGAGCGAAGGATGAGATCCAGAGCTTCGGCGAGGACAAGTGGATGACGAAGGAGGATTGGCAGCGCTCGGCCATGCCGTGGGCGCGCGGGTCGGTGCTCGGCTTCATCATCGGCATCCTGCCCGGTGTCGGACCCTCGCTGGCATCCTTCATGTCCTACATCATGGAGAAGCGGATCTCGAAGCGGAAGGACGAATTCGGGCACGGCGCCATCGAAGGCGTGGCCGGTCCGGAAGCGGCGAACAATGCCGGAGTCGGCGGTGCGATGATCCCGCTGTTCAGCCTCGGCATCCCCGGTTCGGCGACGACGGCGCTGCTGCTGTTCGTGTTCACGATGTACGGACTGCAGCCCGGCCCGCTGATCTTCCGGGACGAGACCGGTCTGATCTGGACGATCATCGCGAGCATGTACATCGGCAACATCGCGCTCATCATCCTCAACCTGCCGCTGGTCGGGGTGTTCGTCAAACTGCTGAAGATGCCCAAAGAGATCCTCTTCTCAGCGATTCTGGTGCTCGTCGTCATCGGTGCCTATGCCATCGAGTTCAGCCTCTTCGGCCTGATGATGCTCGGCATCTTCGGTATCATCGGCTACCTCATGGAGAAGGGCGGGATCCCGCTGGCACCGGCGATCCTCGCGCTCGTGCTGGTTCCGCTGCTCGAGGACAACTTCCGCCGCATGCTCCAGATCTCCGGCGGATCATTCGCCCCGCTGGTCACTCGGCCGGTGTCGCTGTCGATCATCATCCTCATGGTTCTGGGGATCGTAGGACCGATCATCTTCCGTTGGTGGGTGAGCCGTCGCAGACTGCTCGCCGATGTGACCGTGGCCTGA
- a CDS encoding helix-turn-helix domain-containing protein — protein sequence MKSSPENPTSEVGVLDRSAAILTALQDHPMTAAEVCRRLGYSKSTTYRLLTDLRAHRFIVRDTSGNLRLGPFPGRRSIATTNSVLEYLRSMTGESVQLWIRAGEDRVCVRNVEADHELRVSRSVGTVLPLVDGGSGALALCGPGSPAEFYATKQARVAGTASASVAFTVGTVVFALCVSYPLTREPENVAGAFRTLLTQAAGELASLLDGSEELGVLRDIARLALGAQKAAGE from the coding sequence ATGAAGAGTTCACCAGAGAACCCGACCTCGGAAGTCGGTGTCCTCGACCGCAGCGCCGCGATTCTCACAGCGCTGCAGGACCACCCGATGACCGCCGCCGAAGTGTGCCGACGGCTCGGCTATTCGAAGTCGACGACCTATCGGCTGCTGACCGACCTGCGGGCGCACCGGTTCATCGTCCGCGACACGTCCGGGAACCTGCGGTTGGGCCCGTTCCCGGGCCGGCGCAGCATCGCCACGACCAATTCGGTGCTCGAGTATCTGCGGTCGATGACCGGAGAGTCCGTGCAGCTGTGGATCCGTGCCGGTGAGGATCGGGTGTGCGTGCGCAACGTCGAGGCCGACCACGAGCTGCGGGTCTCCCGCAGCGTCGGCACCGTGCTCCCGCTCGTCGACGGCGGATCGGGTGCACTTGCGCTGTGTGGGCCGGGCAGTCCGGCGGAGTTCTACGCGACGAAGCAGGCACGGGTGGCCGGGACCGCCTCGGCGAGTGTCGCCTTCACCGTCGGGACGGTCGTGTTCGCACTGTGCGTGTCCTATCCGCTGACCCGGGAGCCGGAGAACGTCGCCGGGGCGTTCCGCACCCTGCTCACCCAGGCCGCCGGCGAGCTGGCGTCGCTGCTCGACGGCAGCGAGGAACTCGGAGTGCTGCGCGACATCGCTCGTTTGGCCCTCGGCGCGCAGAAGGCGGCAGGGGAGTAG
- a CDS encoding DoxX family protein: MSIALWIVAGIFAIAFTAGGIVKLTWSFDRYAAKLQWPADFSPGKVKFMGIIEVLGGLGLFLPGLLTPTAWLVPVAASGMALYMAGAVTERIRRSEYGNLLGDLIFLAVMLFLAWGRFALSPFD; encoded by the coding sequence ATGTCCATCGCACTCTGGATCGTCGCCGGCATCTTCGCCATCGCGTTCACTGCCGGCGGCATCGTCAAACTCACCTGGTCATTCGACAGATACGCCGCGAAGCTGCAGTGGCCGGCGGACTTCAGTCCAGGAAAAGTGAAGTTCATGGGCATCATCGAAGTCCTCGGAGGGCTGGGACTCTTCCTGCCCGGACTGCTCACTCCGACTGCCTGGCTGGTGCCGGTGGCCGCCTCGGGCATGGCTCTCTACATGGCAGGAGCCGTGACCGAACGCATCCGCCGGTCCGAATACGGGAACCTGCTCGGCGACCTGATCTTCCTCGCCGTCATGCTCTTCCTGGCGTGGGGCCGATTCGCCCTCAGCCCCTTCGACTGA
- a CDS encoding SRPBCC family protein: MNTNESAGPTDSATPTEIEVLAAQADVVDRGLSISIEGDTQHTVQTISQTYPTTVADLWDACTDPARLERWFAPVSGDLELGGRYAIEGNASGTIEKCEPLSSYSLTWEFAGGISYVTVRVTEADAGARFTLEHSHSGEAGAEFWTQFGPGATGVGWDLSLLGLAFHLVAGTGRPENENEWVTSAPAQEFVRTSSTRWGEASIAAGTPADEARAAADRTTGFYLGQPPTE, from the coding sequence ATGAACACCAACGAATCCGCCGGCCCGACCGATTCGGCGACACCGACCGAAATCGAGGTCCTCGCCGCTCAGGCCGACGTCGTCGACCGGGGATTGAGCATCAGCATCGAGGGCGACACGCAGCACACCGTTCAGACGATCAGCCAGACCTACCCGACCACCGTCGCCGACCTCTGGGACGCCTGCACGGATCCGGCCCGACTCGAACGCTGGTTCGCCCCGGTCTCCGGCGATCTCGAACTCGGCGGCCGCTACGCGATCGAAGGCAACGCCTCGGGCACGATCGAAAAGTGCGAACCGCTGAGTTCCTACTCGCTGACCTGGGAGTTCGCCGGCGGCATCAGCTATGTCACCGTCCGCGTCACGGAAGCCGACGCCGGCGCGCGGTTCACGCTCGAACACTCGCACAGCGGCGAGGCTGGCGCGGAGTTCTGGACCCAGTTCGGACCCGGCGCCACCGGAGTCGGCTGGGATCTGTCCCTGCTCGGCCTCGCCTTCCACCTCGTGGCCGGTACGGGACGACCGGAGAACGAAAACGAATGGGTCACCTCGGCGCCGGCTCAGGAATTCGTCCGGACCTCCAGCACCCGCTGGGGTGAGGCCTCCATCGCCGCCGGCACCCCGGCCGATGAAGCCCGCGCCGCCGCCGACCGGACCACCGGCTTCTACCTCGGCCAGCCGCCGACCGAGTGA
- a CDS encoding ArsR/SmtB family transcription factor yields MHAFDILGDPVRRRILELLADAELTAGEIVDAIGEEFAISQPAVSQHLRVLREAGFTARRAEGTRRLYSLEAAPLRSVDEWLTPFRRFWAPRLDALSTEIARGKRQRRIAEDHRTTDTDTTDADSDTDTAQPPTSPDTTQEKP; encoded by the coding sequence ATGCACGCATTCGACATCCTCGGGGATCCTGTTCGCAGGCGAATCCTCGAGCTCCTCGCCGACGCGGAACTGACCGCAGGTGAGATCGTCGATGCCATCGGCGAGGAATTCGCCATCAGTCAGCCAGCCGTCTCCCAACACCTCAGAGTCCTCCGCGAGGCCGGGTTCACCGCGCGTCGCGCCGAAGGCACCCGCCGCCTCTACTCCTTGGAAGCGGCACCGCTGCGCAGCGTCGACGAATGGCTCACCCCCTTCCGTCGCTTCTGGGCTCCACGCCTCGACGCGCTCTCGACCGAGATCGCGCGCGGGAAGCGGCAGCGACGTATCGCCGAGGATCACCGAACCACGGATACCGACACCACCGACGCGGACAGCGACACCGACACAGCACAGCCGCCGACATCACCGGACACCACACAGGAGAAGCCATGA